The following coding sequences lie in one Synechococcus sp. PCC 7336 genomic window:
- the murJ gene encoding murein biosynthesis integral membrane protein MurJ codes for MSAKTAGSLTRIAGLVAIATAASKVMGLARQLLIADLFGAGEAYSAFGIAYILPGFLLVLLGGLNGPFHSAVVSILKKRQGHNHAVLVETLSTLSALALAVIAIALAVAAKPIIFLLAPGASPAIRDLAAQHLRIMAPLAVLSGQIGIGFGALNASEHYLLPSISPLLSSLAVIVALVGFGDVNTPTVLAWGVLAGGIAQWAAQLPLQRKFQLTTFCPRFDWKRPEVRAVVALVIPAIISSGTVHINVYTDIFFASFIPSDRTIGNLAYAQLLYLTPLGILSNAILVPLMPYYAQLAVPDRWPEFRLRIRQGLVVVALGILPCAMLLGVLARPIVRVVYQRGAFDSEATVEVAALLGAYAIGMLFYLSRDVLVRIYYALEDSRTPLRISVAAIAFNAIFDAIGIHLFGAPGLALSTAGVNLVAAIWLGRGLQRHIGPWPWQQTLWDICRLLGVVAIAAAAMWQTSRLLAVIWPDSGAISTLVQMSLAGGVGLLGFVAGALWLRLPEVNLATQRLQQFILRR; via the coding sequence ATGTCGGCCAAAACTGCAGGATCGCTGACGCGCATCGCCGGGTTGGTGGCGATCGCCACTGCCGCGAGCAAAGTTATGGGCTTGGCACGCCAACTGTTGATCGCCGACCTTTTCGGAGCTGGCGAAGCCTACAGCGCCTTCGGGATTGCCTATATTCTGCCGGGGTTCTTACTCGTGTTGCTGGGGGGGCTGAATGGCCCGTTTCACAGTGCAGTGGTCAGTATCCTCAAAAAACGTCAGGGGCACAATCACGCCGTCCTAGTCGAAACTCTTTCCACTCTGTCTGCCCTAGCGCTGGCTGTCATTGCGATCGCGCTGGCGGTAGCGGCTAAACCCATTATCTTCCTGCTAGCCCCCGGAGCCAGCCCTGCCATTCGCGATCTGGCGGCCCAACACCTGCGCATCATGGCTCCCCTAGCCGTTCTTTCCGGTCAAATCGGCATCGGTTTTGGAGCCCTCAACGCCTCCGAACACTATCTTTTGCCCTCCATTAGCCCCCTCTTGTCCAGTTTGGCCGTCATTGTCGCGCTAGTGGGCTTCGGGGATGTCAACACTCCCACAGTCCTTGCCTGGGGCGTTCTGGCAGGGGGCATTGCCCAATGGGCGGCTCAACTGCCCCTACAACGCAAATTCCAACTGACCACCTTTTGCCCCCGGTTCGACTGGAAACGGCCCGAAGTGCGGGCAGTGGTAGCCCTGGTTATCCCCGCCATTATTTCCTCCGGCACCGTCCACATCAACGTCTACACCGACATCTTTTTCGCCTCGTTCATCCCCAGCGATCGCACCATCGGCAATCTTGCTTACGCCCAACTGCTCTATCTCACCCCCCTCGGCATCCTATCCAATGCCATCTTGGTGCCCTTGATGCCCTACTACGCCCAACTGGCGGTACCCGATCGCTGGCCGGAATTTCGCCTGCGCATTCGGCAGGGGCTGGTGGTTGTCGCTCTCGGCATTCTGCCCTGCGCCATGTTACTCGGGGTTTTGGCGCGACCCATTGTACGGGTGGTGTATCAGCGGGGAGCGTTCGATAGCGAGGCTACGGTCGAGGTGGCAGCTTTGTTGGGTGCCTATGCCATCGGCATGCTGTTCTACCTCAGTCGCGACGTGCTGGTGCGCATCTACTACGCCCTCGAAGACAGTCGCACTCCGCTTCGCATTAGTGTTGCGGCGATCGCCTTTAATGCCATCTTTGACGCGATCGGCATTCATCTATTTGGGGCACCCGGTTTGGCGCTATCGACTGCGGGCGTCAATCTCGTGGCCGCCATTTGGCTGGGGAGGGGATTGCAGCGACATATCGGTCCGTGGCCCTGGCAACAAACTCTCTGGGATATTTGCAGGTTACTGGGGGTCGTGGCGATCGCCGCCGCTGCTATGTGGCAAACCTCGCGCCTGCTGGCCGTCATTTGGCCGGACTCGGGCGCGATCTCCACTCTCGTGCAGATGAGCCTTGCGGGAGGCGTTGGATTGCTGGGCTTTGTGGCTGGAGCACTGTGGCTGCGATTGCCAGAGGTAAATTTAGCAACACAACGCTTGCAACAGTTCATCTTGCGACGCTAA
- a CDS encoding photosystem II reaction center X protein, with amino-acid sequence MTPSLINFLLSLVYGGVVLGLIFGGIVFLGYLDKVKRS; translated from the coding sequence ATGACACCTTCTTTGATTAACTTCTTGCTGAGTCTCGTCTACGGTGGTGTGGTTCTGGGTCTCATCTTTGGCGGTATCGTCTTTCTGGGCTACCTCGATAAGGTGAAGCGCAGCTAA
- a CDS encoding DUF3318 domain-containing protein, translating into MAYSASISNPQEEIQRLRDLLPASLRPLLAIAPMPYGTIASDPNRQLIGIKPRPPWQPTGTIQIQFSQWLNIPQAQRDLLFLREAGWFDSRAWLQPGLYQIVAAAGGLATVLELALHNPVSVLLAGGVTGLAVRQVWQNLHSDNAQFNADEFALRRAQYRGYERREAARHLLAALETAMQVDQTDVLTILRLQRLKAIATS; encoded by the coding sequence GTGGCCTACTCTGCTTCCATCAGCAATCCCCAAGAGGAAATTCAGCGGTTGCGGGATTTGCTGCCTGCCTCCCTGCGTCCCCTGCTGGCCATTGCCCCCATGCCCTACGGCACGATCGCCAGCGATCCGAATCGCCAGCTCATCGGCATCAAACCGCGCCCCCCCTGGCAACCCACTGGCACCATCCAAATTCAGTTCTCGCAATGGCTGAATATTCCCCAAGCGCAACGGGATTTGCTGTTTTTGCGGGAAGCGGGTTGGTTTGATAGTCGAGCTTGGCTACAGCCGGGGCTATACCAGATCGTCGCAGCGGCAGGCGGCTTAGCTACAGTGCTGGAGCTGGCGCTGCACAATCCAGTGTCAGTTCTGCTGGCGGGAGGGGTGACGGGATTGGCGGTGCGGCAAGTGTGGCAGAACTTGCATAGCGACAACGCCCAATTCAATGCGGACGAGTTTGCCCTGCGGCGAGCACAATATCGCGGCTACGAGCGCCGCGAGGCCGCTCGCCATTTACTCGCGGCACTCGAAACGGCAATGCAAGTCGATCAGACCGACGTTCTGACGATTTTGAGGCTGCAAAGGTTAAAAGCGATCGCGACTTCGTAA
- a CDS encoding inositol monophosphatase family protein: MNASFWTNVLSLCSTQTRRIGQQLVQDFARVQATLKADGSLVTRSDEWADRELRQAIALAFPEHGLLTEESDRTFPGTEWCWAIDPIDGTNNFARGIPIWGISMALMYRGTPVFGYLHIPPLQQSLYGYYQAKPHLPTLPANSAYLNQRPIHPSRDPLTRHHFFSLCSRSWDAVSQLPCKRRMLGAAAYNLATVALGSTLGAIEATPKIWDIAAVWAIVQGAGATWYPLDGSSIFPLQPGQDYVSQSYPTLVVSRPELIEDFTSAIVGQL; the protein is encoded by the coding sequence ATGAACGCCTCTTTTTGGACGAACGTACTCAGCCTCTGCAGCACTCAAACCCGCCGCATTGGCCAACAGCTCGTGCAGGACTTTGCCCGAGTGCAGGCCACCCTGAAAGCAGATGGCAGTTTGGTGACCCGCTCGGATGAATGGGCCGATCGCGAGCTGCGGCAAGCGATTGCGCTAGCGTTTCCCGAACACGGCTTACTGACTGAAGAAAGCGATCGCACCTTTCCCGGGACCGAATGGTGTTGGGCAATCGACCCGATCGACGGCACTAACAACTTTGCTCGCGGCATTCCCATTTGGGGCATCTCGATGGCCCTAATGTACCGAGGGACTCCCGTCTTCGGCTACCTGCACATCCCCCCCCTCCAGCAAAGCCTTTACGGCTATTATCAAGCCAAACCCCACCTGCCCACCCTGCCAGCCAACAGCGCCTACCTCAACCAGCGCCCGATTCACCCCAGCCGCGATCCCCTCACTCGCCATCACTTTTTCAGCCTCTGCTCTCGCAGTTGGGATGCGGTCTCGCAATTGCCCTGCAAGCGCCGCATGTTGGGGGCTGCTGCCTACAATCTGGCCACTGTGGCGCTGGGGAGTACGTTGGGGGCGATCGAAGCCACCCCTAAAATTTGGGATATTGCTGCGGTCTGGGCGATCGTCCAAGGTGCGGGAGCCACCTGGTATCCCCTCGACGGCAGCTCGATTTTCCCCCTCCAGCCCGGACAGGATTATGTCTCGCAGTCTTATCCGACCTTGGTGGTCAGTCGTCCCGAACTGATCGAGGATTTTACCTCGGCGATCGTCGGCCAGCTTTGA
- a CDS encoding photosystem I reaction center subunit II PsaD, with the protein MTIADAKTPIFGGTTGGLLSAAEREEKYCITWTGKAGQVFEMPTSGAAVMVEGTNCIYLPRKETCLALGAQLRDYKIKDYKIYRILPGEEPVLVHPKDGVFPEKSNEGREMINKVDRNLGNNPEPVTVKFSDRETYDP; encoded by the coding sequence ATGACTATCGCAGATGCCAAAACTCCAATTTTTGGCGGTACCACGGGCGGATTGCTCAGTGCTGCCGAGCGCGAGGAAAAGTACTGCATTACCTGGACCGGTAAAGCAGGCCAGGTATTCGAAATGCCTACGAGCGGTGCAGCTGTCATGGTAGAGGGCACCAACTGCATCTACCTGCCCCGCAAAGAGACTTGTCTGGCGCTGGGCGCTCAATTGCGCGACTATAAAATTAAGGACTACAAAATCTACCGCATCCTCCCTGGCGAAGAGCCTGTTTTGGTTCATCCCAAAGATGGTGTCTTTCCCGAGAAAAGTAACGAAGGACGCGAAATGATTAACAAGGTCGATCGCAACCTCGGCAACAACCCCGAACCCGTTACGGTTAAGTTCTCCGATAGAGAGACTTACGATCCCTAA
- a CDS encoding DNA-3-methyladenine glycosylase — translation MSQFVPDSLERTQIWGQERLARPSPEVAPELLGQVLVRQMADGTCYRGRIVEVEAYGPGDPACHAYKRQTDRNRSMFGPAGHLYVYLIYGVYHCLNLVTDAEGVGSAVLVRALELEQLPDWVPDKKRGRPLRVAAGPGLLCRALRIDRTQDGWPLAIREGEAIWLESGRELIASEDIVQTIRIGLTRGIETPWRWYLRGHGAVSKR, via the coding sequence ATGTCGCAGTTTGTTCCAGACTCTTTAGAAAGAACCCAGATCTGGGGGCAAGAGCGGTTGGCGCGGCCCTCGCCCGAGGTTGCCCCAGAGCTGTTAGGGCAAGTGCTGGTGCGGCAAATGGCCGATGGCACCTGCTATCGCGGCAGGATTGTCGAGGTCGAGGCCTATGGGCCAGGAGACCCAGCCTGTCATGCCTACAAGCGCCAGACCGATCGCAATCGCTCGATGTTTGGTCCAGCAGGTCATTTATACGTCTACTTAATCTATGGGGTCTATCACTGCCTCAATCTTGTCACTGATGCAGAAGGGGTCGGCAGTGCGGTGTTGGTGCGGGCACTAGAGTTAGAGCAATTGCCGGATTGGGTGCCGGATAAGAAGCGCGGGCGGCCATTGCGGGTGGCAGCCGGACCGGGGTTGTTGTGTCGGGCCTTAAGGATCGATCGCACTCAGGATGGATGGCCCTTAGCGATCCGCGAGGGGGAAGCGATCTGGCTGGAATCGGGGCGGGAATTGATTGCTAGCGAAGATATCGTGCAAACGATCCGGATCGGTCTGACTCGGGGGATTGAAACGCCGTGGCGATGGTACTTGCGGGGGCATGGGGCAGTATCGAAGCGTTAG